The region TGTTTGTCAATAATGTGAGctgtttttatgtttacttggttatattaaaatgtgaacgctgtgtgtgtttgtttaatatAACGTCAGCATTGATTCAATAAAGTTGCTTTACTTGTTGACTGCTGTACTTTGTGCCTGTTGACATGACTAGAAATGTGATGAGGTGGTTCGCGATCATCCCAGGAATGACAAGTTACCGGTAGCCAATATTCAAAAGTAACAATGTTCTCTTCCGTGAGGTAGAGATGTATTGCTACAAttaatttggacattttatgaaaaGAATTCCAGAGGCAATGTGGGTTGGAATGTGGCATGTAATttgatgaaaatgtaataaaactgaataatttcaccaatagttaaaaaaaaatcctgactgatttttttttttttaaaccaataatGCAATACCCCATTAAATTCCCAGAAGTCTTTGTGGAAGAGAAGTTCTAATCAAATGGGCAGAACTTAACTTTGATTACCGCCTACAGAGTTGGTTTGACACTAAATCAACTCTTAAATAGCTCCGACACTGATCTCCATTTAAATTAGAGTTACTCAAATACATGTTGGGATAGAAATCAAACATTTAACgtcaaaatgttaatgttacattttttgctGTGAATGATTATAACAGTTTCTCAAAACATATTGTATAAATGCACATATTACACTATATGTCAAGTTTAAGACCCACCCGAAAATTGAATCAATTCCCAATAACGAGGCATAATTTGCACAAATGTTATTCCTAAATCGggttttttattgcatttttggtGAATGGTTGCATTATTGagtttcattacattttaagtgcaaattttgttacattttaagaaagttattacattatattgtaCAATAAGCAAAAGACTTAACATCTGGCAAGTAAAACGAAGTTAATGAAGTTTTGTTAAATACACTGACATAAAtcacttttattttactgtaacagTACATGGCTCAATGCATACTTTTAGCAGGACTGGATAAATTATGTATCCCACTCTGTGTATGACTTGGAATAATGTGGCACTTCCCAGGTAGCTCTTGAAGtggatgtttacatttttatttataatctCTCAAGGGACATAAACAAATGATAatattggcagaaaaaaaacgcTGCCGCGTATCTTAAGCGGCCAAAATGCTTCATTCGGCTCGCTTCCTTGTTCTCCACCAATCAGTCTCGCATACGGGCACGAGGGGCGTTCACGGTcccttggattaaaaaaaaaaagattcatattCCGTTTACCAATAGTCGTCCCTACCAACATAACCCAGTCTTAAATAAATACTAAGATTTCTTTCGTCATCTTCACTCGCAGCTTTTTTACATCCTTCAACACGCCTCCGTATGAGAACCAAaactgtaggtggcgctacagGTGAGAGGCAACAGATTAACGTTAGTGAATAGCTGGAGAAGAAGACAAGGGACCAATAACACCAACGAACTCATCCGATTCAGCTGTGTGTCACTCACTCGGTTTCGGTCGAGCGGGGGGGATCCACCCGGAAAAGAAATGGCGATGAAGTGGCTTCGCTTCTCCTTCCTCGCCCTCGGGGTGTTGTCGCTGTGCCTCGCCGCGTGCGGGGACATGAACGGCGTGAAGAAGATGAAAATGCAGTTCGCCGCGGGGCCCTTGCTCAAGTTCCAGATTTGGTAAGCGAGACGAAATGTGGCGAGTCATCGCGAGCTAGCCCAACGACGGAAGCTAAGGCTAACCGTTCGTAAGCACGCGCGCCCTAGCgtctatttaaaatgttaaccTTCGAGTGACACTCGTAAATAATTGAGCAAATATTTATGTCTTCATTAGAACGTTCTAATTTAGGGCGAGTAATTTATGTACTTCTTGTCAGTTCTCGTTGGGGCCCGTGTAAAGTGTTTACCGGAGGCACCTCCATTTACGACGGTGTCGCGACGTAAAACGAATGTCTACGTATTGCACGTCACTAATCTACCCTAGCGCAGTAGTGAAGTCATAAATATAGCATAAATAGAACAAGCAAATGAAAAGCAGTAAGTACGACCTCAACCACTGATGAAAAACACTAGAATTGAccttatattttctttaaaatatatggaattataattttaaaaagtacagcAACGGAAAGTATATAAGTAAACAATACTATAAATGCAACTGTTTgcgtatataaaaataaaaataaatacttgtgCCTAAGCACAATGACGGTTGATCAACACTGATCGGAAAAACAGGCAAATTACTTAGTGAGACGAGATAAAAGAGTTCCAAATCCCATATTTGAATGGTAGCTAGTTTGAAAAGTGTCAACAAATGATCTCCAGAGAAGTTATGTCTGTGAGAGTTGCAGGTTAAAGATTATGCTGGAGCCTGAAAAATGAGTGACTGCACTTGTTTACAGTTTGTCAAACCACATTTGTGTCCCTTGCAGCATCTCCTGAGGGTACAAGCGGGTGTTTGAGGAGTACACGCAGGCCTTGTACCAGCGGTACCCGGACATCCGCATCGAGGGGGAGAACTACCTTCCCGTCCCCGCCTATCGGTAGGAGATTATTTGAAGAGATTATCTGAAGTCACGGGCGATTTGTAAACTGATTGCCTTTGTTAAAACGATCTGTAAAGACCAGCCGGATTATTGTCTGTTGAGGAAATTCTCATGAAAGCTGCTTTAGTGTGAACACGTGAGTTAAAGGAGACGATGTTTCAAATTGGTCTGTGTCAAATAACTTGTCTGACATGCTTTTAGTCAAATGATCACAAGAATGATGAGGTGAAGTGCATTTTTGATGCTTGATTGCTTGCGGAAATGAACCAGTTTGAGCCCATGGTAAGCAAGTGACTGGCTGTACTGTTTTTGTAGCGTGGTCCCAggggtttgtggtcaatgtggTGTTAATGACACCCAAGGGTCTCCAACAGTTGAGTTGTTAATAAACACACTAATGACCTAAAATAATCAAGAAAGTCAAACGCAATCAGTCCCAGGACCAGATTTTGgcctttttccacattttgaccccccccccccccccccaaagaataAAATTGTTGCTTGGCATAACTGTGGATGCCAAAAACTTTTTGATGAATTTTACAGGCAGGGTTTTTATACTACTgtataggggtgtgccaaaaaaaaacaaaaaattcatttagtacgattcagaatcgattttaaatgtcccaaaatcaattttatttaaataattttatactgtcttccctttgtttgtgtgtgcctttattgggagcgctgttcatgttgtacccgatttggccacttaggggcagtgtggttccacgcagtccgatacactgttaagttgtagccacattagagagtagaaggaagaagtcacgatcaagttattccaataaaagttgttgttttttttcagcgtggagccgttcttttaagtaataaaagtgccgcgagtagcgcactaattagcattagcgagtcagactggagtagatcattacgattccttgaacatctataaattgaagcaaaaatcattgtcaatcaaataattttgcaaCTGTAATTCCCCCAGTAGAGGCTTACCAGGTAAGGGTAGATCGTTAATTAGtagcattaaaggaactttaaattaactcaaaataaacacactaattttgactcCCTTACTTGCTaggaaaaaaagctaacaatATAATCATGAAAGCTCCCCAAAAAGCGTCGCTGTCGGGCTTAAGTCATCTTATGGGGATCCAAAATAAACGGGAACAGCTATCTAGATGTGATTATACTATCCATGTGCCTTCAGGCCAAAGTATTATCAAACGAGATATGCCTCACATGCAACAACGTAGCATGAAGAGAGTTAAAGACTTGGCTGATTTTAAATAGCATGTTGTCCTTCCCTCAGGCACATCGCTTCCTTCCTGTCTGTCTTCAAACTGCTGGTGATCGGGATGATCATTATTGGCAAGGATCCATTCGCTCTGTTCGGCGTACAAGCGCCGGGGGTCTGGGAGTGGGGCCAGGGAAATAAGGTACGTTATTGTTGGGGCTGAAGTCCGCTCTTATGGTTACTTGATATACCTGCAAGAGGAAGGTTGTCAAATTGTCATCTACAATCCAGttgtattttgacatttcaGATCTACGCGTGCATGATGGTGTTCTTCCTCAGCAACATGATTGAAAACCAGTTGATGTCCACGGGTGCTtttgaaatcacattaaatggtgagtacctttttttttttttagactcgTGTCAAAGCTGGTTTGTGCGGGGGGGGTGCAGTGTTGTCTCATAGGAGGGGCATCCATGTTTGATCAAGGCAGCATGACGCTCAAAAATCTTCCGTCCGATTTATTCAATCGAGTGatttaattgcaaaaaaaaaaaaagtgtacgcaaaatgtcatcttaaaatgttttttccacaTGCAATTACTGTAGACTCAACACACCATTCCATGTAGAAATGAGAGGAAAGCGAGCAAACAAGACAGAAAAGTAGGTCTATTTGCTACGATGGCCAACACAAGATGTTGGTTTGTCCAATTTAATATGGCCTAGCATCACTAATTAGAACATGCTGCAGGTGCAATTTCAATCGCTTTATTGAAGAAATtggggatgttcgataccactttttttcacaccaataccgatactcaactcgagtagtcaccgataccataTACCGTTGCCACGCGTGCATACAAttacccccccccaacaaaaaaaaaagaccagtaatttttaaagaaagacccataaatcccaatatagtatttttccttaaaaccgCTTGAAATTAACGGGaattttctattcctctaatttctggttcctgattgtaaaacagccactagagggcagccgATAAGTACCGATACggttaaccccttcagacccacattttttctacttagcaaatttttttggggtgctaattatgactttttttcttttttttttacacataataacatataatttttggggggatatctcatgtttttttgtgttata is a window of Vanacampus margaritifer isolate UIUO_Vmar chromosome 2, RoL_Vmar_1.0, whole genome shotgun sequence DNA encoding:
- the selenot1a gene encoding thioredoxin reductase-like selenoprotein T1a, which translates into the protein MAMKWLRFSFLALGVLSLCLAACGDMNGVKKMKMQFAAGPLLKFQICISUGYKRVFEEYTQALYQRYPDIRIEGENYLPVPAYRHIASFLSVFKLLVIGMIIIGKDPFALFGVQAPGVWEWGQGNKIYACMMVFFLSNMIENQLMSTGAFEITLNDVPVWSKLESGHLPSMQQLVQILDNEMKMNVHMNTKPLHHS